From the Campylobacter volucris genome, the window GAAATTTTGGATATTTATGAGAGTTCTTGTGCTAGTAATATAGAATATTCTAATTTTTTTGACGGATTTTATACCCCTATAGAAAATAAAATCATATTAAATGTTTCACATGAAACTATTATCAATTCTTCTAACTATATATGTAAAGATAAGATTATAGCTCAAAAATACGCACAACTTGGGCTTAGTATAGAAAATATGGAAGCTTATTCGGTGCTTTCTTGTGCAAAAAATCATAATATAGATGCAATTTGTTATTTATGTGCTACAAATTTTTGTAATGAATTTGCTCATGAAGATTTTTTAAAAAATCATAAATTTGCTAAAGAAAAATTAAAAGATTATTTATTTGATAAAAAATTAATATAAAAGGTTTAGATTGATAAATATTTTAGATTATACAAAGGAAGAATTATACGAAATAATAAAACCAAATTTTAGGGTAAAACAAATTTTCGAATGGATTTACAAGAAAAATGCAAATGATTTTTTGCAAATGTCTTCTTTGCCAAAAAATTTGAGAGAAGAATTGAATAACACTTATCATTTTTCTCCATTAAAATGTATAAAAAGTGAAGAAAGTAAAGATGGTAGTATAAAATATCTTTTTGAACTTTTAGATGGTATGAAGATAGAATCAGTTTTACTTCCCATGAAAAAAGAGCTTATAGATGAGAATGGAAAAATAATTAAACATGCTAGATATACCATATGTGTTTCATCTCAAGTGGGTTGCAAGAGTGGCTGTAGTTTTTGTTTGACAGCTAAAGGTGGTTTAAAAAGAAATTTAAGTGCTGGTGAGATAGTAGGACAAATTTTATGGATAAAAAAGCACAATAATATCCCTTATGAAAGAAGAGTAAATATAGTCTATATGGGTATGGGAGAGCCACTTGATAATCTTAAAAATGTATCAAAAGCTGTAAAAATTTTAGCTGATAATGATGCATTAGCTATAAGCCCTAGAAGACAAACTATAAGTACTAGTGGATTGGCAAAACAAATAATCGAACTTGGAAATATGAATTTAGGCGTTCTTTTAGCTATTTCGCTACATGCTGTAAATGATGAGCTTAGAACTAAGCTTATGCCTATAAATAAGGCATATAATATAGCTAGTATTATGGATGCTGTTAGAGCTTTTCCTATAGATCAAAGAAAAAGAGTTTTATTTGAATATCTTTTAATAGATGGTTTGAATGATAAAATAGAGCATGCAAAAGAATTGGTAAAGCTTTTAAATGGTATAAAAGCTAAGGTAAATTTAATACTTTTTAATCCACACGAAGGTAGTGAATATAAAAGACCAAGCATTGAAAACGCTGTTA encodes:
- a CDS encoding purine-nucleoside phosphorylase, with the protein product MIVCAGGNEEFEFAQNIGIGLINSAFNLGKILSKTSVRQIIFIGTCGIYKDGEILDIYESSCASNIEYSNFFDGFYTPIENKIILNVSHETIINSSNYICKDKIIAQKYAQLGLSIENMEAYSVLSCAKNHNIDAICYLCATNFCNEFAHEDFLKNHKFAKEKLKDYLFDKKLI
- the rlmN gene encoding 23S rRNA (adenine(2503)-C(2))-methyltransferase RlmN, which produces MINILDYTKEELYEIIKPNFRVKQIFEWIYKKNANDFLQMSSLPKNLREELNNTYHFSPLKCIKSEESKDGSIKYLFELLDGMKIESVLLPMKKELIDENGKIIKHARYTICVSSQVGCKSGCSFCLTAKGGLKRNLSAGEIVGQILWIKKHNNIPYERRVNIVYMGMGEPLDNLKNVSKAVKILADNDALAISPRRQTISTSGLAKQIIELGNMNLGVLLAISLHAVNDELRTKLMPINKAYNIASIMDAVRAFPIDQRKRVLFEYLLIDGLNDKIEHAKELVKLLNGIKAKVNLILFNPHEGSEYKRPSIENAVKFQDYLSAKGVTCTIRESKGLDISAACGQLKERLS